The nucleotide window AagtttttccatgttttatatcctaaagagaaaaaaagtctaCTAAAAGAATGTAAGTTTAcaaataatacttattatatattaaaaaaaaaaaggttaattacaatatatatttcagggGATCTGTGGGGaccattaatattatgtacgtTTATGGCAATGTaagatatatctataaatatatatatatatatataagtaaaaaatttataaattatacttatattaattcataatgTTACAGGATACTACAAGGTTCCACTGATGCAGCAGATAATTCAAATGATGGAGGGCCTGAGTTTGCAGAAGTATTTGTTATTGTGTGGATTGGATCTATGGTCGTTACATTGAATTCAAAACTATTGGGTGGAAATATGTAAGTTAGactagtatatatacatatgtgttttttaacttaattgttttataattatatttgtctttAAATGTGCACAACTATTCAAATTTCCAGATCTTTCTTCCAAAGTGTTTGTGTGCTAGGATATTGTCTATTACCAACTGCCcttgcattaattttatgcAGAATTATACTAATAGTGCAGCAAACCACTCTTCTATTTATCTTGAGATTCATGATAACTATGATTGGATTTTTGTGGGCAACATATGGTAAATATAGTATTGATTACATTGATTTTTAGGAGACTTATATGTCTCAGAATAATTTAGtcttattatctaaataaatatattaaaatttatgttaatattttagcaTCTATGGCATTCCTTGGTGATAGTCAACCAGCTGGGAGGAAAGCATTAGCAGTCTatccaatttttcttttttactttgtcATATCGTGGCTAGTTATATCTCATACTGCGTAAGATGCAACACTGTAATTAATCTGTCACAAGACTGTTACATTGCTTTGGCCTTCTGTATGAGTTTTGGAAaacaaaagaagaaagatCAGAAGGAAATGCAAGTAtttcatatatgatatttttcaagtttcatatttgaaaatattccaaTATTGTGCTTTTGTGAATAATACATGTGCATATAATAGTcaagtatttattatctctttaGATTATCAGTCAATATGtcaattataagaattatattctatattctaattatattctaatccTTCTAAATCTCATTATAATTGAGCTAACTTTATTGCCGGCACAAAAATATACCATTTCACAGTGGAAAAGGTGGAAAAATTGtcagattaatatatatttatacaaacttaataagaaaagaCACAATGTAGTATGAATGATAATTGCTTATATCATTGATTCTGAGCTGCATTTGAATACTTCCTACACTTCCATAAATTTtagtgataaatttttttttactctatcaaattacaattttttaattatagtagACAATGTAGATAGTctcaaacataatttatacttttctgTACAtgtacattatgtatatatatagagaattatgtttaaaaaacaatatgttatatacaacattaaataaaatttaaatctagtgtaaaa belongs to Anoplolepis gracilipes chromosome 4, ASM4749672v1, whole genome shotgun sequence and includes:
- the LOC140664375 gene encoding protein YIPF6 isoform X2 — encoded protein: MYDDVTYVDPQHIEGEMTIGAKQQSGELEFNTLDEPIKDTVLRDVRAVGKKFFHVLYPKEKKSLLKEWDLWGPLILCTFMAMILQGSTDAADNSNDGGPEFAEVFVIVWIGSMVVTLNSKLLGGNISFFQSVCVLGYCLLPTALALILCRIILIVQQTTLLFILRFMITMIGFLWATYASMAFLGDSQPAGRKALAVYPIFLFYFVISWLVISHTA
- the LOC140664375 gene encoding protein YIPF6 isoform X1, with translation MATMDNETKLDMYDDVTYVDPQHIEGEMTIGAKQQSGELEFNTLDEPIKDTVLRDVRAVGKKFFHVLYPKEKKSLLKEWDLWGPLILCTFMAMILQGSTDAADNSNDGGPEFAEVFVIVWIGSMVVTLNSKLLGGNISFFQSVCVLGYCLLPTALALILCRIILIVQQTTLLFILRFMITMIGFLWATYASMAFLGDSQPAGRKALAVYPIFLFYFVISWLVISHTA